Proteins encoded together in one Catellatospora citrea window:
- a CDS encoding serine/threonine-protein kinase, whose product MLDPGTTLGGRYTLKTLIARGGMGEVWNAEDTVLARRVAVKVLLPNLAADPGFAARFRAEAQAMAALSDPGIVEIYDYGQADGIAYLVMQFVEGESLLSLVRRVGPLEPARAMRLLAQAADAIHAAHLQGIVHRDVKPANLLLRPDGRLALTDFGIARIVAADRLTAAGEIFGTASYLAPEQVTGADIGPATDVYALGVVAYEMLTQRRPFTGESPFAVAIQHVNEPPPELPNSVPAPVRTLVMRALAKDPAQRWPSAAALSAAASAAVTASEISAPARTREGSGSARPAAAQGPVAASGRRRLVLAGAAAGLALVAIIGFVLSRGGAEDTPSQGSAASPPAAVSGSAVPGVTASARPLLGGTPTRLASPAATAGTGPSPAPANSPAPDPAEPSDPAAPPSPASTSRTVPGMFSWREVEAKDALQRLGLVAHIEYRSTLDECHVLEQSPAGGTVVAAGSTVDVVVGKPTGVCKAT is encoded by the coding sequence ATGCTTGATCCGGGGACGACGCTCGGCGGCCGGTACACCCTCAAGACGCTGATCGCCCGCGGTGGCATGGGCGAGGTGTGGAACGCCGAGGACACGGTGCTGGCCCGCCGGGTGGCGGTGAAGGTGCTGCTGCCGAACCTGGCCGCCGACCCCGGTTTCGCCGCCCGGTTCCGGGCCGAGGCGCAGGCGATGGCGGCGCTCAGCGATCCGGGCATCGTCGAGATCTACGACTACGGCCAGGCCGACGGCATCGCGTACCTGGTGATGCAGTTCGTCGAGGGCGAGTCGCTGCTGTCGCTGGTGCGCCGGGTCGGCCCGCTGGAGCCCGCCCGGGCGATGCGGCTGCTGGCCCAGGCGGCCGACGCCATTCACGCCGCGCACCTGCAGGGCATCGTGCACCGTGACGTGAAACCGGCGAACCTGCTGCTGCGCCCGGACGGGCGGCTGGCGCTGACCGACTTCGGCATCGCCCGGATCGTCGCCGCCGACCGGCTCACCGCCGCCGGCGAGATCTTCGGCACCGCGTCCTATCTGGCCCCGGAACAGGTGACCGGCGCGGACATCGGCCCGGCGACCGACGTGTACGCCCTGGGGGTGGTCGCCTACGAGATGCTGACGCAGCGCCGGCCGTTCACCGGGGAGTCGCCGTTCGCGGTGGCGATCCAGCATGTGAACGAGCCGCCCCCGGAACTGCCGAACAGCGTGCCGGCACCGGTGCGGACGCTGGTCATGCGGGCGCTGGCCAAAGACCCGGCGCAGCGGTGGCCCAGCGCGGCCGCCCTGAGTGCGGCGGCCTCGGCAGCGGTCACCGCATCGGAGATCTCGGCCCCGGCGCGTACGCGGGAGGGGTCGGGGTCCGCGCGTCCCGCGGCCGCGCAGGGACCGGTCGCCGCGTCCGGGCGTCGGCGGCTGGTGCTGGCCGGTGCAGCGGCAGGGTTGGCGCTGGTGGCGATCATCGGGTTCGTGCTGTCGCGGGGCGGTGCTGAGGACACGCCGTCGCAGGGTTCGGCGGCGTCGCCGCCGGCGGCCGTGTCCGGCAGTGCCGTTCCCGGGGTGACGGCGTCGGCGAGACCGCTGCTGGGCGGCACTCCGACCCGCCTTGCGTCACCGGCCGCGACCGCGGGGACCGGGCCGTCGCCGGCCCCGGCGAACTCGCCCGCACCCGACCCGGCCGAACCTTCCGACCCCGCCGCGCCGCCGAGCCCCGCGTCCACGAGCCGGACCGTGCCGGGCATGTTCAGCTGGCGGGAGGTCGAGGCCAAGGATGCGCTGCAGCGCCTCGGCCTGGTGGCGCACATCGAGTACCGGTCGACACTCGACGAGTGCCATGTCCTGGAGCAGTCACCCGCGGGTGGCACCGTCGTGGCAGCCGGGTCGACCGTCGACGTGGTGGTCGGCAAACCCACCGGAGTCTGCAAGGCCACCTGA
- a CDS encoding DUF4184 family protein: MPLTFPSHLAPVLPLKLWRPRWFDGVALAAGAVAPDVAYLALDADGRLFADTHTWQALLWWCLPVALAYTWVVRRTIATVAVHLPDGRRFTWRAYAELAHHRHRWPITVGSCLLGAASHVAWDRLTHTDGWIHTVFGVRWADVSTIPWWTVSDLASTVIGAAVVVGVAVRAGRRSGHDGVAAPTGPGGGSGPPAARPRVFWTTAVVSGLAGLAAVPSLPGAELPAATGVRLLHVVAAALLSGVVAVRVSAKRSRNQARTTPP; encoded by the coding sequence GTGCCGTTGACGTTTCCCTCGCACCTGGCACCGGTGCTGCCGCTGAAGCTGTGGCGGCCGCGGTGGTTCGACGGCGTGGCACTGGCCGCGGGCGCGGTCGCGCCCGACGTCGCCTACCTGGCGCTGGACGCCGACGGGAGGCTGTTCGCCGACACCCACACGTGGCAGGCGCTGCTGTGGTGGTGCCTGCCGGTGGCGCTGGCATACACGTGGGTGGTCCGGCGCACGATCGCCACGGTCGCGGTGCACCTGCCCGACGGCCGACGTTTCACCTGGCGGGCGTACGCGGAACTGGCCCACCACCGCCACCGGTGGCCGATCACCGTCGGTTCGTGCCTGCTCGGCGCGGCGAGCCACGTCGCATGGGACCGCCTCACGCACACCGACGGCTGGATTCACACGGTGTTCGGCGTGCGCTGGGCAGACGTCAGCACGATCCCCTGGTGGACCGTGTCCGACCTGGCGAGCACGGTCATCGGCGCGGCCGTCGTGGTCGGTGTCGCGGTCCGTGCCGGACGGCGGTCCGGTCACGACGGGGTCGCCGCCCCGACAGGGCCCGGCGGCGGCTCGGGACCACCTGCGGCGCGCCCCCGGGTGTTCTGGACGACGGCTGTCGTGTCGGGTCTGGCGGGCCTTGCGGCGGTGCCGTCGCTGCCCGGTGCGGAGCTTCCCGCAGCCACGGGGGTACGGCTGCTGCACGTGGTCGCCGCCGCGCTGCTTTCCGGGGTCGTGGCCGTCCGGGTGTCGGCCAAGCGGTCCAGGAACCAGGCGCGCACGACGCCGCCCTGA
- a CDS encoding aldo/keto reductase, whose protein sequence is MRYRALGKSGLVVSAVGLGCNNFGWRLDLDGTRAVVDAAIDAGITFFDTADIYGRATAIGASESMLGEVLKGRRDQVVLATKFGHQGADMGYGPAAGAKGGRKYIRRAVEESLRRLNTDHIDLYQLHTPDPLTPLAETLAALHELVVEGKVRYIGSSQFAGWQIADAARLAEAMGVTPFVSAQNHWSMLERGSEVEVVPAARHFGLGVLPFFPLANGLLTGKVRRGKDAPSDSRLAKDQAGFITDERMDTVEALAGWAEANGHELGKVAIGWLAAQPGCGSVIAGATSPAQVAANAAAADWEPTAAELAELDKLAPLPTL, encoded by the coding sequence ATGCGCTATCGGGCACTGGGAAAGTCAGGGCTGGTCGTTTCGGCGGTCGGGCTGGGCTGCAACAACTTCGGGTGGCGGCTCGATCTGGACGGCACGCGTGCCGTGGTCGACGCCGCGATCGACGCGGGGATCACGTTCTTCGACACCGCGGACATCTACGGCCGGGCGACCGCGATCGGGGCGTCGGAGTCGATGCTGGGCGAGGTCCTCAAGGGACGCCGTGACCAGGTGGTGCTGGCCACCAAGTTCGGCCACCAGGGCGCGGACATGGGCTACGGGCCCGCCGCGGGCGCCAAGGGCGGGCGCAAGTACATCCGCCGGGCGGTCGAGGAGTCGCTGCGGCGGCTGAACACCGACCACATCGACCTGTACCAGCTGCACACGCCGGACCCGCTGACGCCGCTGGCGGAGACCCTGGCGGCGCTGCACGAGCTGGTCGTCGAGGGCAAGGTGCGGTACATCGGCAGCTCGCAGTTCGCGGGCTGGCAGATCGCCGACGCGGCACGGCTGGCCGAGGCGATGGGCGTGACGCCGTTCGTCAGCGCGCAGAACCACTGGTCGATGCTGGAGCGCGGCAGCGAGGTCGAGGTCGTGCCCGCGGCGCGGCACTTCGGGCTGGGTGTGCTGCCGTTCTTCCCGCTCGCGAACGGCCTGCTGACGGGCAAGGTCCGCCGGGGCAAGGACGCGCCGTCGGACAGCCGGCTGGCCAAGGACCAGGCAGGGTTCATCACCGACGAGCGGATGGACACCGTCGAGGCGCTCGCGGGCTGGGCCGAGGCCAACGGCCACGAGCTGGGCAAGGTCGCGATCGGCTGGCTGGCGGCGCAGCCGGGCTGCGGGTCGGTCATCGCCGGGGCGACCAGCCCCGCGCAGGTCGCCGCGAACGCGGCCGCGGCGGACTGGGAGCCGACCGCGGCGGAGCTGGCCGAGCTGGACAAGCTCGCGCCGCTGCCCACGCTGTGA
- a CDS encoding GNAT family N-acetyltransferase, producing the protein MTQVEVIEVPESSRYEAREGGRLLGVLTYHRKPGSIVFDHTGVEPEARGRGIGALLCAAALAGAAEDDVRVVPQCSFVRRWVQDNPQYLPLIERA; encoded by the coding sequence GTGACCCAGGTCGAGGTCATCGAGGTGCCGGAGAGCAGCCGGTACGAGGCCCGCGAAGGCGGCCGCCTGCTGGGCGTGCTGACGTACCACCGCAAGCCGGGGTCGATCGTGTTCGACCACACCGGGGTCGAGCCGGAGGCGCGCGGGCGCGGCATCGGCGCGCTGCTGTGCGCGGCGGCGCTGGCCGGGGCCGCCGAGGACGACGTGCGGGTGGTGCCGCAGTGCTCGTTCGTGCGCCGCTGGGTGCAGGACAACCCGCAGTACCTGCCGCTGATCGAGCGGGCGTAA
- a CDS encoding ABC-F family ATP-binding cassette domain-containing protein, producing the protein MPAQTLLAVDLVKFFGDRRVLDGVSLTVSPGRRVGLVGENGAGKSTLLRLLAGADTPDGGTVTRPADIGLLHQELPYSPGDTVGDVLAEALRESRELLALLDELARDLTGEDRLAAYGEALARAEQLDAWDAERRAELVMHGLGLAALSRERALGTLSGGQRSRVALAALLVRRPAALLLDEPTNHLDDEAVAFVEQQLRQLPGAVVVASHDRVFLDEVCTDIVDLDPAADAPGGLIRYGGAYTQYVQAKRAQRARWERAYADRQAELEALRVATATTARQVAPGRAPRDGDKMGYKFHGARVQSQVSRRVRNSEQRLAVLERDPIRKPPALLHFQAPALTAVAAEDTALVLRDVHVPGRLRLDRLDLPADGRLLITGPNGAGKSTLLSVLAGQLRPAVGSVTRRRGLRVGLLAQDDRFDDPAATPRALYERCHAAVPLAELGLVAPRDLDRPVGALSVGQRRRVALALLIADPPHLLLLDEPTNHLSPALADELEDALGRAPGAIVVASHDRWLRRHWHGATLDLVC; encoded by the coding sequence ATGCCTGCGCAAACCCTCCTCGCTGTCGATCTTGTCAAGTTCTTCGGTGACCGTCGCGTGCTCGACGGCGTCAGCCTGACCGTCTCCCCGGGCCGCCGCGTCGGCCTGGTCGGCGAGAACGGGGCCGGCAAGTCCACGCTGCTGCGCCTGCTCGCCGGTGCCGACACCCCCGACGGCGGGACGGTCACCCGTCCCGCCGACATCGGGCTGCTGCACCAGGAGCTGCCCTACTCCCCCGGCGACACCGTCGGCGACGTGCTCGCCGAGGCGCTGCGGGAAAGCCGCGAACTGCTCGCCCTGCTCGACGAGCTGGCCCGCGACCTGACCGGCGAGGACCGGCTCGCCGCGTACGGTGAAGCCCTGGCCCGGGCCGAGCAGCTCGACGCCTGGGACGCCGAACGCCGCGCGGAGCTGGTCATGCACGGCCTCGGCCTGGCCGCGCTGAGCCGCGAACGCGCCCTGGGCACGCTGTCCGGCGGCCAGCGCTCCCGCGTCGCCCTGGCCGCGCTGCTGGTGCGCCGACCGGCCGCGCTGCTGCTCGACGAGCCCACCAACCACCTCGACGACGAGGCCGTGGCGTTCGTGGAGCAGCAGCTGCGGCAGCTGCCCGGCGCGGTCGTGGTCGCCAGCCACGACCGGGTGTTCCTCGACGAGGTCTGCACCGACATCGTCGACCTGGACCCCGCCGCCGACGCCCCCGGCGGCCTGATCCGCTACGGCGGCGCGTACACCCAGTACGTGCAGGCCAAACGGGCGCAGCGGGCCCGCTGGGAGCGCGCGTACGCCGACCGGCAGGCCGAGCTGGAGGCGCTGCGGGTCGCCACGGCGACCACGGCCCGCCAGGTCGCTCCGGGCCGGGCCCCGCGCGACGGCGACAAGATGGGCTACAAGTTCCATGGGGCACGGGTGCAGTCCCAGGTGTCGCGGCGGGTGCGCAACTCCGAGCAGCGCCTGGCCGTGCTCGAACGCGACCCGATCCGCAAGCCGCCCGCGCTGCTGCACTTCCAGGCACCGGCACTGACCGCCGTCGCGGCAGAGGACACCGCGCTGGTCCTGCGTGACGTGCACGTGCCCGGTCGGCTGCGGCTGGACCGCCTCGACCTGCCCGCCGACGGGCGGCTGCTGATCACCGGACCGAACGGCGCGGGCAAGTCGACGCTGCTGTCGGTGCTGGCCGGGCAGCTTCGCCCGGCTGTCGGCAGCGTCACCCGCCGGCGCGGGCTGCGGGTCGGCCTGCTGGCCCAGGACGACCGGTTCGACGACCCGGCCGCGACACCCCGGGCGCTGTACGAGCGCTGCCACGCCGCCGTACCGCTGGCGGAGCTCGGCCTGGTCGCCCCGCGCGACCTGGACCGGCCCGTCGGCGCGCTCAGCGTCGGGCAGCGCCGCCGGGTCGCCCTCGCCCTGCTTATCGCCGACCCGCCGCACCTGCTGCTGCTCGACGAACCCACCAACCACCTGTCCCCCGCGCTGGCCGACGAACTCGAGGACGCGCTGGGCCGCGCGCCGGGCGCGATCGTGGTCGCCAGCCACGACCGCTGGCTGCGCCGACACTGGCATGGCGCGACGCTGGACCTCGTCTGCTAG
- a CDS encoding sporulation protein: MVFKKMLAAFGVGGPSVDTVLATPVVQPGGTLSGTVHIRGGDHDTLIEYVSVGLVTRVEVEGHDSEYDTTVEFHRVHLTGSFTLAAGAQQSLPFSIEMPWETPVTRFYGTPLHGMTMGVRTELSVAKAVDKTDLDPVGVEPLPLQAAVMAAFARLGFHFTRADLERGRIHGVHQTLPFYQEIEFHPSQAYAGRMRQLELTFVTSPQGMDVILEFDKRGFLGSHDTFSRHHVGHGDADRTDWHTVVDGWIRAALDRHGSGHGGGYGHGGGHGFHGGHGGHQSHRGHGMGGVAAGAAAGFVGGMVAGEVAEEVFDMDMDMDFGFGDDE, from the coding sequence GTGGTTTTCAAGAAGATGCTCGCCGCCTTCGGCGTCGGCGGCCCGTCGGTGGACACCGTGCTCGCGACCCCCGTCGTACAGCCTGGCGGCACGCTCAGCGGCACCGTGCACATCCGCGGCGGTGACCACGACACCCTGATCGAGTACGTCTCCGTCGGCCTGGTCACCCGGGTCGAGGTGGAAGGCCACGACAGCGAGTACGACACCACCGTGGAGTTCCACCGGGTGCACCTGACCGGCTCCTTCACCCTGGCCGCGGGCGCGCAGCAGTCGCTGCCGTTCTCGATCGAGATGCCCTGGGAGACCCCGGTCACCCGGTTCTACGGCACGCCGCTGCACGGCATGACCATGGGCGTGCGCACCGAGCTGTCGGTGGCCAAGGCCGTGGACAAGACCGACCTCGACCCGGTCGGCGTCGAGCCGCTGCCGCTGCAGGCCGCGGTGATGGCGGCGTTCGCCCGGCTCGGCTTCCACTTCACCCGCGCCGACCTGGAGCGCGGCCGCATCCACGGGGTGCACCAGACGCTGCCGTTCTACCAGGAGATCGAGTTCCACCCGTCCCAGGCGTACGCGGGCCGCATGCGCCAGCTGGAGCTGACCTTCGTGACCAGCCCGCAGGGCATGGACGTGATCCTGGAGTTCGACAAGCGCGGCTTCCTCGGCTCGCACGACACGTTCAGCCGCCACCACGTCGGCCACGGCGACGCCGACCGCACCGACTGGCACACCGTCGTCGACGGCTGGATCCGCGCGGCGCTGGACCGCCACGGCTCCGGCCACGGCGGCGGTTACGGTCACGGCGGCGGGCACGGTTTCCACGGCGGGCACGGCGGGCACCAGAGCCACCGCGGCCACGGCATGGGCGGCGTCGCCGCCGGTGCGGCCGCGGGCTTCGTCGGCGGCATGGTCGCCGGCGAGGTCGCCGAGGAGGTCTTCGACATGGACATGGACATGGACTTCGGCTTCGGCGACGACGAGTAG
- a CDS encoding alpha/beta fold hydrolase: MSGRSRFLGFLALSAATALAVVATPASATQKQTKPTIVLVHGAFADASSWNGVIPLLQAQGYPVVAVPNELRSVKGDAAEVSALLKGITGPIVLVGHSYGGSVISNAAEGNPNVKALVYVAAFAPEVGESAAALSAKFPGSTLGPALAKPVALPGGGNDLFIDQAKFHDQFAADVPAAQAALMAAGQRPITEAALNEPSANAAWKNIPSWFVYGSADKNIPAQAQAFMAQRAGSKETVVVDGASHVVMVSHPDQVAKVIQNAAATATE, encoded by the coding sequence ATGTCGGGTCGCAGCAGGTTCCTGGGCTTCCTCGCCCTGTCCGCAGCCACGGCGCTCGCGGTCGTGGCCACACCGGCGTCAGCGACGCAGAAACAGACAAAACCGACGATCGTACTGGTACACGGCGCGTTCGCGGACGCGTCGAGCTGGAACGGCGTCATACCGCTGCTGCAGGCGCAGGGTTATCCGGTGGTGGCGGTGCCGAACGAGCTGCGCAGCGTGAAGGGCGACGCGGCCGAGGTCTCCGCCTTGCTCAAGGGCATCACCGGGCCGATCGTGCTGGTCGGCCACTCCTACGGCGGCAGTGTGATCTCGAACGCGGCCGAGGGCAACCCGAACGTCAAGGCGCTGGTGTACGTCGCCGCGTTCGCGCCCGAGGTGGGCGAGTCGGCGGCGGCGCTGTCGGCGAAGTTCCCGGGCAGCACGCTCGGGCCGGCGCTGGCCAAACCGGTGGCGCTGCCGGGTGGCGGCAACGACCTGTTCATCGACCAGGCGAAGTTCCACGACCAGTTCGCCGCGGACGTGCCCGCGGCGCAGGCCGCGCTGATGGCGGCGGGCCAGCGCCCGATCACCGAGGCGGCGCTGAACGAGCCGTCGGCGAACGCGGCGTGGAAGAACATCCCGTCGTGGTTCGTGTACGGGTCGGCGGACAAGAACATCCCCGCGCAGGCGCAGGCGTTCATGGCGCAGCGGGCCGGGTCCAAGGAGACGGTCGTCGTCGACGGTGCGTCCCACGTCGTGATGGTCTCCCACCCGGACCAGGTGGCGAAGGTCATCCAGAACGCCGCCGCGACCGCTACGGAGTAG